The following is a genomic window from Oscarella lobularis chromosome 2, ooOscLobu1.1, whole genome shotgun sequence.
AGTGATGCAAGAAAAAGCACAGGTAGACAGGTGTTTCTAGCAAAAGTAGGAAGTCACCGCTATATAATGACGTTATGCATATATGTATACCTCAAGGTATTGCAAAGCTATAATCTTAGTGCAGCCAGAAGTATGCTCTCTGCACTTAACACGAAGTTGgagaatttttcgtttcgttcttttgTCTAGAAAAATCTATAAAATAGCACGCGTTAAACTCTTGTAAGCCAGGGGGTGGAGCAACTACGTCGTCTTTTCCCAGTTTTTCTCGGTCTTCAGGGCATTCAACCTTATCGTCCTTCCTGAAAACCAGCAACAATCAGAATTATAGAGCAAGGAACGAGTTCAATACCTTTTTAGTGTCTCAAAGCAGCCTTTGCAGAACATGTGACCACAACTGGTGAGAACAGGATCTCTGGCCACCAGCAAGCAAATAGGACACCCCCAATCATCACCAGGAGGGTCAACAAAGGCTTCATCGTAGCCTCCGAGAGCACTTGCAGCCATTTCACTTAATTAGAATGATACTGCGCAGACACAAAGTCGGGGGAGGACTTCATGAGCACGAACGGAGAGCGTGTAGCAATCAAACTCAGTCAGCATGAGCCAACAGTCCTCTATGATCCTCCCTGTCATCTTCTTTCGGCCTAGTAATCGTAAATGAGGGATCTGAAAGGACACGCAAAGAAACGTGAAATAGTTAGTGAAACAGGCATATCGCTAATAAGAGTTAACAGTAAATAAGAATGAACATTTTCAAACATTGCTAAGATACTAATATAAAAAAGAAGGATAAGATAAATCACATACCCTTGAAGAAGCACCAGCTCTATTCAATTCCTTTCGCTTTCAGTTGGGATTTGACTTTTATTAGATACGCAGAATCAGGATACCCAAAGCTAAAGGAATAAAAGCTTTGTATGCGGTTCTTTTATTCGTTTATTTGACACATACTTAAGAGGCCCTCCGTCAGTGCTAGTCTTGTGTAGAATATCATTCCACAAAACCTGATCCTCGGCACCGGTCATACAAGTTCCAATAATGAACGTCAGTCGGGCGTCAAAGGCCTTTTTAAGCATACGAAGAACTTCCTTTCCTTCTTTGTTGTCCGGAAGATAAGCGGTGCAAGAGACGCCGCTATACGTTCTCCCTGGGTGCGGGTGTTTCTCCGTGACCGTCTGCGTTCCGGGCGGTATATAGTAGAAAATCTGTATGGTGCCGCAATCATCATATCCAGGAAGACATGAAGACATAGTCGTAACGTTCATCACCCCTCCTCTTGGCTGCGTTCCCGCACCACACCCACGTGTAGGAGGACAGACGAGCTCCTCTTTGAGTTCCTTGTTCTCTTTGCGAAGCAGTTGAATTTCTTCGTGTTCTTTCGcttgttgtttttttaatTCCTTATGGTTTTGATGAAGCAATTTCATGTGCTTTCCCATGCCTTCCTGCAAATGAGCCGACATCAGCTCTCTTTCACACTACAAGCACAATgtacaaaacaaaaacttCGTAATTTCATCACCAGTGCCTACCTTGAACTGGCAGCCTATATCCTTATATTCACAGTCTATCACAGTCTTTGGACAATCTCCAAGTACTGAACAATGACCGTCAAGCTGAATAGCCCCAAAATCATTTTTAGGGTTCATACATATTCAAAACCAACCTTTGAACGCACCATCCGCTTGCTGCAGAGTTGACATTGAAGAGGATAATTCTTGCAAACTTGCAGTTGATGATCCTAATTTGAAAGTATTTACAGGGAACAAGATAACTTCAGATTGAACCTTAATCTCTCGAAATTCCATTGGAATTTGGCAGTACTCGCAATAGACTTTCCTCCTTAGACACGACCTTCTCTTGTGTTCTGCTAAAGCTGATCGTGGCATAACTTGATCACATTTATTGGGACAAGGAACCACAACGTAATCGCAGACGACCAAATGTTCCTATTAGGGATTGTCTCTGACTGAAGGATCACGCAAGGATGAGTACCTCAAGGTATTGCAAACCGAGTATTTTTTCGCAGCCAGACGCATGTCCCCTGCATTTCACGCGCATttgcaaaatttttcttttcagcatATTGTGGGGAAAAGTCTAAGAAAAGAACTAAGTTTtgcacaaaaaaaagaaacaatttagaatcgtacgtcgtttttccctaGTTTTTGTCTATCTTTTGGACAAAAAACCCATTCGCCCTGTCTGAAAAGCATAACTATCACAATTACACGGTAAGGAAGCCTTAGCTAGAACCTCTCCGAAACAAACCGTTCGAGTACCTTTTGAGCTGACTAAAGCAAACTTCGCAGAAAGTGTGACCGCAACGAGTCAGTATGGGATCCCTGGCCACCAGTAGGCAAATAGGACACTggcattcgtcgtcggggGGGTCGACAAAGGTCTCATCGAAGCCACCAGCGAAATTCGCCATGTTGAAGCTAGTGCGCAAGCGCAGAAATTCGACTTATCAGACGTCACCCAGTCACCCCagagctataaataaatatttatttatagctctGAGTCACCCACCAAAAAAGTTTTTCATAAATGGCTTCAGAGAAGAGCTTCTTATAGATTGTAGTAATGAACAGAGCAAGTCACTGGCAGACAgactaaaaaattaattctgtgtCAGGATCAAAAGTGACGTGACGACATGGCCAGTCAACAACCTCCAACGACCATAACCCACCCGCTGCTTGAGGAGGCCCTCGATTCCTTTCCAATTGTCTAGCGTTTCGTTCCGAATTAGATCAATCGCGGGAATCTCATTGTTTGAGAACACGCCATGGTAGAATTTTTTTGGGCCCCTAATCTTTTAGTGCTCACATAATCGCGGATTGGACTAGAAGGACATGCAAACGAACTATGGGATAGTTAGTAAAGTAAACAGGCATATATCGCTAAAAATTAAGAGACAACAGTAAATGAGAAcaaacattttcaaaactgCTAAGGGGCTAATAATGTAAAAGAAGGATACAATATACACGTACCGTTGAAAAACTTGAAGCACCAGCTCTATTCAATTCCTTTCGCTTTCAGTTCATCTTTGACTCTTGCTAGATATCCAGGATCAGGATACCCAAAGCTAAAAGAATAAATGTACTGtatctatttctttttcttttactcaACACATGTACCTTTGAGGTCCTCCATGAGTACTAGTCTTGTGATGAATATCATTCCACGTAACTTGATCGTCAGCACCAGTCGTACGAGAAGTTCCAACAGTAAACGTCAGTCGGGCGTCGAACGCCTTTCTCAGCAGACGAAGAACTTCCTTTCCTTCCTTGTTGTCCGGAAGATAAGCGGTGCGAGAAAGGCTGCCGTGCGTCTTCCCTGGGTGCGGGTGTTTCTCCGTCTGCCTTCCGGGCGGTATATAGTAGGAAATCTGTATGGTGCCACAATGATTATATCCAGGAAGGCATGAAGACGTAGTCGTAACATTCATCGTCCCTCCTCTCGGCTGCGTTCCCGTCAACTTACCCAAAACTGCACCACACGTAGGACAGACGGGCTTCTCTTTGAACCACTGATCAATGCAACCCTTGCAGAACTTGTGACCGCAAGACAGCGTTTTTGATGCAACCGCCGAATAGCATATGGCGCAGGtatcctccttctcctcctcagTTGCTTTTCCGCCAGCAATTGCTTTTGCATCAGCCCCTTTAGCTACAGGAGCTGCTTCTTCCGCTGCTGTACTTTTCTCTGACGCGCTCTTTTTGCCTTTGTCTTTGCCGGAGCTCAATGGCTCCGATGGCTCCCCCTTCTCAGTCTTACCGCCCTTTCCTTCTAAACCCTTCTTTGGAGGATGCTTTGCAAGTAAGGTGGTTGACGATGGTGTTTGAGGCGCGGCGGTAACTGATGAAGACGActtctctcgtttttctaaCTGCTTCTGAAACTCTTTCACGACTTTCTCCTgagaatcgacgaagagaattTTCTGCAGCGTTGAAGTCATTCGCATTACTTCCCAGTACCGATCAACAGTCGCCAGCAACGTCTCAACGCATTCCTTTTTGTTGAGATTAAGAAAACCGCATCCCAAAGCAGGAACTGCAATGCTCTTCACTCCGAGTCCACCTGCCTGCAGAAGACACTCGAAGAAGACATCAGCAAGCGACCGGCCTGGTTCTGATGAAGATGTTTTAATGCCTTGAATAACGACGTGAAACACGTGAGTAGAAGGCAGATCGCCGGCATTCGTTATCACAACCTGCCCAGGACGAAGTGATCCGTACTTCTGAAGAAACTGGCGACACTCCGTCTCTATGCCCTTTCCACCAGCTTGAAGAATCGCTTTAGCAGAGCCGGAAGAAAAATGCAAGTGCGAATCGTTGCTGCAAACAATTGCGTCTACGGCCTCTTCTGTAATGGAGCCTTTCTTAGCGAAAAGTCTTGGCATAGACTTTTCCGATTCTTCTTGGAGTGTCACTTGTACTTGTACTGGCTTTCCAGGTAAGGCAACAGCTTGAGCATAAGTCGTTGAAGACGAAGGTTGATGATGATTAGACTTGAGACTTTCAAcatattttttgacgttatGAGTGGCTGCTTTTAAATCCTTTTTAGGTCCAATAAGTGAAATGACTCCTGAACTGCTGCTACAGTCTATTTCAATCAAAACATGCAAGGACGTTGGATGTAGCTGAGTGGCGGTGCTCACTCGCTTGAAAAGAGGGCTAGGAAACGgaatcttttcttcttcaaaattcAACTGACTCATTTGCTGGCACAGCGCCTTCACCGACTCAAAGGCTTTATTCTGCTCAGCGGGATGCATCTTCTTACCCTGAGCCGGTTTGATAAAGATGCTAACAGCTCCGGCCTGACAGTTGGTTTCGTCACTTTCCACTGTAATACCGAAACTCCTCTCACATTCAGTGAGATCTGTCGTCCTTATTTTCCGAAGATAATCAAAAGTAACCTTATTGATTTGAAAGGTTTCCGGCGTACTGCTACTGTTTCCACTTGAAGGATCGTCCAAATCTGCTGCTTCTCCGGTGgtgtcattttcttctccttccaTTTGACTTCCTGGTGATTGCAGTGGTTGATCATGACTTATAGAATCATTAGATTTATCATGATCAGCAGCAGACAAGCGTTCAGTTTCAGTCTTGTccaattcttctttctttatcgcttcttcttttgccgccgctgccgccgccttttGTCTCGCCTCTTCGGCTGCCGCAGCCCTTTGTCTACTTTGTTCTTTTGACATTTCCCTTCCTGGTGGTTGTTGATGTTGCTGGCTTATAGAATCATTAGACTTAGCAGCAGACAAATGTTCCGTTTCCTCCGAAGCTGACGGCTGCCTTTGTAGAGTACGAGAAACATCTGCGCTTGCAGAGTTGGACGTTGAAGCATCTTTCTCAGCCCCAGTGAGTTCGTCAATCGCATCATCAGCGTTGTTGAGGACAGAATCCACTTGCTTGGCAAATTGATCCACTTGATAAAGCGAACCAGTGACTTGAACCTTCGCGCCGCCCTCGAAATAATCAAATTCAGCTCGAAGCCTCAGATTTCGACAGTGCTTCAATATCAGTTGCTCGTCGACATGCGGAGAAACGGGCACTGTCACGATCAAAGGTGAAAGAGACTCCGTGTTGAAGACCTATCAGAGCAAAGATTGCAAGTGACCGCGCCGCTCACGCATCCACTTCCCCCTCGAGCAAGCGCTCCAACTCACCTCTTGCCATTCTGTCCCCAAACGATGGCCACAGACACCCCCGAAGTTATCGAAACCAGGAAGTGACCTTGCGTTCTTGCTCAAATCCGAACGTTGTCGCGATTTTGCAACGATACGGCCGTTCTCTGATCCACGTCCTCGTGAAGATACAGAGTTTGAAGTGGGAAAGGACGAGGAAACGTCTTCGATGCCGGGACGCCTCGAAGAATCGAGTCTTCTCACACCACGATGTTCAACACGATGTTCACCACGACCTAAACCCAAACCAGGCTTCGCAGCCGAGGCTTGAGCCTTAACGACTTCGCTATCCATATGCGGACAACACTCAGAAGCGTGACTCAATACGTCATTGAACTtacgtcattttcaattgcCACGCCTTACACAAGTCTGCACAAAAACagcaacctaaaaaatacTTATTCAATGCCTTTAGCTTTCAGCTCATCAAGAACTCGGTCCAAATACGTTGGGTCAGGATAGCCATATCTAAAAACAGGTGTACGGTAATTGGAAAGATGTTCTAAAAAGACTTACCCCTGTGTTCCCCCATATATAGTGGTCTTATGATGAATATCGTTCCAAGTAACTTGATTATCGCCTCCAGTTGTGCGCGATTGACCAATAGTAAAAATCAGCTTTGCTCTAAAAGCTCGATGAAGAAGCTTAAGAACTTTTCTTCCCTTCTTATTATCAGGCAAGTAGGCAGTTCGTGACGTGCCCGAGAATCGTCTACCAGGATGAGGATGCTCAGCACTTTGCGTTCCAGACGGTATTCGATAGCAAATACGTATCGTTTTATCTCCTTCGTATCCaggcaacgacgtcgcttgaACATCCCAATTCATTTCTCCTCCCTCGGGCTGCGTTCCTTTCACCTCGCCAAATATTTTGAAACACGTTGGACACGAGGGTTTCTGTTGAAACCAGTGATCAATACAGTCCCTACAAAAGCCGTGGCCACAAGGCAACGCCTTTCGATTCGTGATTGACGACATGCAGATAGCACAGTTAGTAttaggaggagaagaagactGCCTTCCTCCAACAGCTAAGCTTGACGTACTCCTCCTGAGATAATCTTCGCTAGTGATAGCAGAACGTAATTTTGTGACAGACGTGACGTAATTACTGGCTGGGcttgactttgattctctAGGAGAATCCCCGGCTTTTCTTGACGATGACTCCCTGTAACGGTCAAGGCTTGCTGACGAACCCGTTGCTCTAGACGGAGAGCGAGCTTCTCGCGCTTTCAGCTGCCGTTCAAATtcgtcaatgacgtcacgttgcaTGTCTAcaaaaacgatttcgttGAGGCGGGAATTATCCGGCAGTTCTTCGCGATACTTATCAACCGCATCAAGTAAAATGCTGACGCATTCCTCCTTTGAAAAACCGAGCATTCTAGAGCCGAGAGCAGGAAGAGCAATCGATTTATACGCTGACGCTTTTCTCAGGCATTCAAGGCAGGCTTTTCCCAAGGCTCTGCGCGAAGTCGCTCCCTCAACAATAGCATGAAAAACGCGCTTTGAACGGAGATCCCCAGCTCGTGTAACTACTACAGCCCCGACAGCTGGCGTCTTGTTGGATCTGAGAAAACGCTGGCACTCCTTCTCTATTTCCAACCCGCCTTCAGTTCGGATCGCTCTGGCCGTTCCGGAAATAAAATGCAAGTGTCTGTTACTACCGCAGACGATAACTTCGACTTCCTCTTTCGTAATATCACCACATCTAGCGTGGACTCTCGGCTTTCTAGCTCCAACATCTCTCTTTGCTTGAGTACTGCCCACATCTACAACAAACGCTTCtgcttttcctttccttACTTCATCGTCACCTCCTAGATATGATCTAAGCAATGCTGCCGCTTTATCAACGTTCGCTTGGCTGCCGTAGAAGCAAACTTCGCCCGTTTCCTTATTGCATTCTATCACAGTGGACGTTTTCTCAAGCTTAAGCAGGTGCTTAACGCTCTTTATCAGTGTCTTAGGAACaagcattttcttctcagcgAACTGTATCTTGCTAACGCGAGTACAAAGATCGCGAATTTCACTGTGTCCTTTCACCACAAAATCAGATGGTACTTCCTTAGAAGAAGGAGCTACTGTCACAAGCGACGTCCCGGCAGAATTGTCTTTTGACACGATCACCAACGTAATGAAATAGGTATCCTCAATACGCCGCAGTTTCTCTCTGCAAACCTCCTCTACATACTGCACTGTCAGACTATTGACCTGAAAGGGAGTGCATTCATgcgacgaaggcgattcCTTGATCATTCTATCTGCTGATCTGTCTGTGACGCCGTTGAAACTCGAACGCGAAGGGGACGACTTTTCGTGGGAACGGAAAAGGGAGGAGGCGCTAGATTTAATCATTTCAACGTCATTGGCTTCTCCATTACTCCGAGAAAGGGTTGCCGTTGATACGAACTGACCTGATGTATCTCGACGCATTTCTCTcccaatttcttttgaaaaagcGTCGATCTGACTTTGGCTGCTGGCCACtatttcgactttttcgtcgtcgcttccaaACGACATCACATTGATGACGATTCCAAGCGATTTGCAGATTTTTCGCATATCGCTTCGATGAGATAAGCAGAAGTTTGCAAAAGACCGACGTAGAGTCTTCTTATAGACACAGGACTCTTCAAAAACCTAGACCATCGACTACAACTAACGTTCCTACGCCTGAATAAATCCTCTCACGTCCATCTTCGAGCTGGAGGAGCCTCGATCACGAGACGCGGCCATCGAATTGGGGTCCctttcgaagcgaaagcagGAATCGGGTTCTTAAACGCGTTGCTGTGCTACTGAAGCCTCTCGCGTAAGCGAATACTTCTCTtacgagagaaaacgatcggTTTCGATTTGCTTAGCGCACGCATTAATATATGAGGAAGCCCATCAGGGAAGTGACATGATTGATAGATGTAGTACATAGCGTGCTGTCCTACAATAACAGACTAAAGGGTGCACTTAGTGTCAGCCACCGGTATTATAGACGCGCACACACGTCGATGAATCATGATAAACGCCTTCCGGGTCAACTCGAATTGAGGCAATACCCTCGGGGGAGTGAAGCACGGAGGCAATAAAACGCAGAGTAAAGCGCGAACAGGTGACGGTGTCCTTCAAATTGAGACAGACAGTCTGTCGTGTATTGCTCGCAAAACTCAAACGAAAGGACTGCGTATCGtccttgacgtcaccaaCATCGTCGAGATGATTAGGAGGATCCGGAAGACAGTGAGCGGCGACGTGAAGAGAGTAGGAGATTCCACTTCcagacgacgaaagtcgGAATTTGACAAAATTGTTCGCATTCGATTTGGTGAATACGCCCACTTCAAACATTTCGTGTCGAATGCTTATGTCCACCCCGTTCCACGTTAGTTGAGCAGCAACCGTTATAGTTTGAGTCGTCGATAAACCGCGGTCGTGTCTCAGTTGACTGGCGTGATAGtgaatttcttctgcaaCGGATCGCTTTTTGAACGGCGCATTTGGTAACTTAACTGTTTCTGTTTTTGTTTCGATTTTAGGAATGGAGATGACTTTGTTGCCAATTCCATTGATGCCGTCAATGAATCCATTGCCCAATCCACCACCGCCGTTATTCAGCGTCTTGGTTATAGTAATAATTTTATCCCAACCCACTTCATTCGAACGGCTgttgaaaaagaagcaattaCCCCCGTCCGGTGAAAACGTACACTCGCCCGGCGATTGAGGATTGTAAATGGCTAtacagaaagagaaaaaaattatcatAGCATCGTTCACGGCTTCCTCACAATATGGAGGTTGGAAACGCCTTAACTAAAATTAGTTTCAGATGTGTGGGCGCCACGCCACGCCTTTGTTTGCTCTAGAACGTCCGTCGACGTGAGCGTCAGGCCGGCTCGCGAACCCTACTAGACCTCTCACTTCTCATGCGCTTGTTTTTCGACTTACGTTTGCACTCGGGCGCTGAACCTAGCCAATAACCGATACAGAGTCGACGCGCCGCTCCCACCAACGCATAGCCGTCGTTGCACGCGtacgtcgcgtcggcgaaacgCGGCAGAGCCAACGTCGATTTGTCGTCAACGTGCACGGTTCCGTGAGCCGGCGACGTCAGCGATACGCATCCTTATAAAGAGAGCAAAGTAATGCGTATATCAAAGTCTCTAGAGAGAGAATTCCTAACGTGCCGGAGACGGTGGCGTCCAACTCCACTTCGGCGGACTCCAGCCCCATCCGGCCGTAAGGCGAACAGAGTTGATGAACAAAAGTATAGTATAGCAGTTGACGGAGGGTCTAGCCATGACCATGACGGAGGATTTGGGGAAACTTGCGGCGAATGATAATATAAGCACGCTATTCACCACACCCAAACATTGCTACGTTGTTACGTGTTGCTTAGCATCCGGTTTCGCGACCCGGACCCGCGCTACAACAAAAGCTCAGCTACATGCACACACAACTACAGATACAAAAGTTGGTTAGATAATAAATTCCGCGGGCAAACCTTCCCCCGTTCTAATACTTCCCTTGATTCATATACGTGTACCTCGAAGACTAATAAAAAGGACCAACTCTTTACGTTGCATACAGTGAAAATAATTAGACTCACCCCTTTGCGTTTCTTCACTACGACAACAATGACTATAGCGAGAATGAGAGCGGCTGCAGCGCCGCATGAGGCTCCCACGATTAGACCAATGTTGCTTGAGCCTTCATCAGATTCATCAGCAGGCAAAGCGCCAGTTTGAGATGCCATTGAAAAATCGATGTTATCAGCAACAAGTTCCTGATCAGAAAACGTTATGATAAACTGTTGCGAGCCAATCTgcagaaaataataaatatcaGGTTAAATTTTAGACACGTGTGTATGTATACGTACAACTTCGTCCAGCTGCTCTTGGACGTCGGTGAGACTTGGAGATTGGATGGCAAACATGACGACTATGCTTCCTCGTCGAACACCGAGAATCGTTATTTGGGCTTCCGAAATGGACAGAAAAGTGGCAGCGTCTCGAACAAACGTCCTATTTTATGACAAAGAATTATTTTCATACGTCATTGAATCGTTTTTTATTACTTCTTGAATTTCTGCATTGCATCGGAATTAGGCAAAAAATTGTCGTAGCTGTATGGAAACTTCACCGTAACGTTGACATATCTACGGTTCAAGAGtcaacgaaaagaagaagactaAAAGTTGAGAGACGAACTTGGTTGTACCTGCAAAACAACAGCTAATAATATGACTAGTCccctcttttaattaaaacttaCTGCACGTTGATTTCGTACATGTGACTTTTCCATCATCGCATGAGCTAGATAAATTCAAGAGTGATCCTATAGCTACCTTCACACGTATGTAGATTACCATTCGTTGCATCCATCCAGAGCAGGAAACTTTTTACCGTCTGCATACGAAGTGACGGCGTACCGACATCCAGGTACAACTAAGAGAAAACACACCGTCAGactaagaaaacaaatatAATGAAATGAAATTACTGCAGTGTTTCAGAGTACAGGAAGCCCCCTCCGACGCGCAATAGCTGAAGAAAGAGCGAGAGTAAAGCACGGCAAAACGCTGTCAAAAGATTCTACCATGTATTGCACCCAGTCGCGTCAGGAAACGAGTCATTTACACCATACGCTTTTCCGCCAACATAGCACTTAATTTCTTAAAAGAAAGCTAACCGTTTTTTTCCTACTGAGAGACGCCGCGAGCCTACTTGGGCAATTATAGGATAGCAGATTCGTCACGGACGCGACGACAGTGGATAGGGTTTGATTCTGAGTTGAGTTGCAGCCTCTCATTGCGCCAGATGCTCTCACTCTCTTGTGACAGGCCATCGCATCTTTCACCGTCTCACAAAGACTCTGGGAAGCCATCGGAGCACCGGGCCCCGTCTGAAGTCCAGTCACGTTTCTCGACGCAAAGCAATCGAGAACTCTATCAAATTTGCATTGATCTAATAAggaaaataataaaataatctTTTTATTAGTCAAATATAGAACCTGCTGGTGGAGGCGCGCATTGACAACCCACGCAACCCGTTTTAGGATCAATGACGTTGCCTTGTGCGCACAGACGGCATCGATACTGCGGACACTGCGTTGCATTGCCAGCTGGCACTATAAGAACCAATAAAACATAATCATATATCAGGAAAAAATTACTTGGATTGCACTGGCAGATAAAGCAGCCATCAGCCCCCGTTGCGTAGCCATAGCGACAGTAGAATACATTTCTACAGCCAACTAAGGGACAGCTTGGCGGTACAACTAaccaattaaaattttagCTCGTTTTGTTGACGTCGAATTATTTCAACCTGTTGGCGTCGCCTTGGGAACGCATACGGGACGACGAGGACAGGGTTCTTTCTTGCAAACGACTGTTTGCATTTGACAAACGTTTCCGCTGCTACACGTAATATTCTGCACGTGCAAGAAGACGAATAAATGAACGTTCTACGACGCTCATAGCGCTAACCTTGCATCCAATTTCTGGACAAAGCTTCTTCGTGCACGTAGAGGTTCCATTCGTGCAAAAACTAGGAGAAAAACCTCTATTGGTTGTCTAACTAGAGCAGACGTCTAACCAAGTGTTGCATCCATCTATGGCCGCGTAAATGTCGCCGTTCTTGTACATAGTTCCACGGTAGTTGCAGCCTAAGGAAGCagccaaaaaataaaatgattTCGTTTCTATACACGTGCGCTCTCACCGCACATAGCCTTGCCGCCAGAAATCGAACAAGGCACGTCTTTCTTACACAACCCCGGCTAAAAAACACattatttgacgtcaaaaaaggagACCGTAAACGCAATACTCACTGCGCAAAGTGCCGGAGTTGGAGTAACAGCAGATGGTGCCTGGGTACTATTACCACTACTATTTGAAGTGGCTATAAAAAAGACAACGTTAAAACtatttctctttgtcttttgtCTCCCTTACGAGCGTCAACGCAAATCGCTTGAGGCGGGCAAGGAGCGCGAATACACTGAACCTGTTGCAACTTGCAAATCTTTCCTGAAGGACATCTGACGGTCTGGCgacgttttaattaaatcaaatcAATTATTAGCGGTGTTTCTTACAGCACATGGACTGAGGCAGCCTTTCATTGTACAAAAGACTTTTCCATCAGTACACGAGCTAAGAAATAAGATAGCACTCAGAGAGACCCCGTATCACGAGACTCACCAGGTATTGCACCCATCTGATGCCATGAATTTGCTTCCACTTCGATACGTAGTTCCTTGGTATTTACAATCTAAATTTTCACATCAAAAAATCCTGCATATACAAATAGTTCGTTTTTCGCTCACCCTTTTGACACGTTGGACAGCATTTTCCCGGAAGCACGGCCAAATTCATTCCGGGAGCGCAAGTTGGCGGTCGAGGACAATCAACAACATAGCAGACTGATCTTCCTCTGCGACACATGCAATGAGTGCAAGGCGACGTTTGATAATGAGATCCATCAGGCACAGTACTCCCATTCGACAATTTGcacgaagacgaaggagtTGCTGTTGGCGTCATAACTTAATAAAAATCcccaaataattaaattattaatcgatATGTTTTGTTATTACTAACCTGTGCTATTCGTATCTGGCACGCACTTAAACTGGGGACAGCATTGATTCCAGCCGTGCGCCGGAATCATTTTCTGGTGCTCGCCCTTTTTgcacggcggcggaggcggacaGGGCGGCGGAGGACAAAAGAGCTGTCCGTTGTGACACGA
Proteins encoded in this region:
- the LOC136200354 gene encoding TNF receptor-associated factor 6-like; the encoded protein is MANFAGGFDETFVDPPDDECQCPICLLVARDPILTRCGHTFCEVCFSQLKRQGEWVFCPKDRQKLGKNDTFPHNMLKRKILQMRVKCRGHASGCEKILGLQYLEEHLVVCDYVVVPCPNKCDQVMPRSALAEHKRRSCLRRKVYCEYCQIPMEFREIKDHQLQVCKNYPLQCQLCSKRMVRSKLDGHCSVLGDCPKTVIDCEYKDIGCQFKCERELMSAHLQEGMGKHMKLLHQNHKELKKQQAKEHEEIQLLRKENKELKEELVCPPTRGCGAGTQPRGGVMNVTTMSSCLPGYDDCGTIQIFYYIPPGTQTVTEKHPHPGRTYSGVSCTAYLPDNKEGKEVLRMLKKAFDARLTFIIGTCMTGAEDQVLWNDILHKTSTDGGPLNFGYPDSAYLIKVKSQLKAKGIE
- the LOC136183841 gene encoding uncharacterized protein isoform X1 is translated as MDSEVVKAQASAAKPGLGLGRGEHRVEHRGVRRLDSSRRPGIEDVSSSFPTSNSVSSRGRGSENGRIVAKSRQRSDLSKNARSLPGFDNFGGVCGHRLGTEWQEVFNTESLSPLIVTVPVSPHVDEQLILKHCRNLRLRAEFDYFEGGAKVQVTGSLYQVDQFAKQVDSVLNNADDAIDELTGAEKDASTSNSASADVSRTLQRQPSASEETEHLSAAKSNDSISQQHQQPPGREMSKEQSRQRAAAAEEARQKAAAAAAKEEAIKKEELDKTETERLSAADHDKSNDSISHDQPLQSPGSQMEGEENDTTGEAADLDDPSSGNSSSTPETFQINKVTFDYLRKIRTTDLTECERSFGITVESDETNCQAGAVSIFIKPAQGKKMHPAEQNKAFESVKALCQQMSQLNFEEEKIPFPSPLFKRVSTATQLHPTSLHVLIEIDCSSSSGVISLIGPKKDLKAATHNVKKYVESLKSNHHQPSSSTTYAQAVALPGKPVQVQVTLQEESEKSMPRLFAKKGSITEEAVDAIVCSNDSHLHFSSGSAKAILQAGGKGIETECRQFLQKYGSLRPGQVVITNAGDLPSTHVFHVVIQGIKTSSSEPGRSLADVFFECLLQAGGLGVKSIAVPALGCGFLNLNKKECVETLLATVDRYWEVMRMTSTLQKILFVDSQEKVVKEFQKQLEKREKSSSSVTAAPQTPSSTTLLAKHPPKKGLEGKGGKTEKGEPSEPLSSGKDKGKKSASEKSTAAEEAAPVAKGADAKAIAGGKATEEEKEDTCAICYSAVASKTLSCGHKFCKGCIDQWFKEKPVCPTCGAVLGKLTGTQPRGGTMNVTTTSSCLPGYNHCGTIQISYYIPPGRQTEKHPHPGKTHGSLSRTAYLPDNKEGKEVLRLLRKAFDARLTFTVGTSRTTGADDQVTWNDIHHKTSTHGGPQSFGYPDPGYLARVKDELKAKGIE
- the LOC136183841 gene encoding uncharacterized protein isoform X2; amino-acid sequence: MTEVVKAQASAAKPGLGLGRGEHRVEHRGVRRLDSSRRPGIEDVSSSFPTSNSVSSRGRGSENGRIVAKSRQRSDLSKNARSLPGFDNFGGVCGHRLGTEWQEVFNTESLSPLIVTVPVSPHVDEQLILKHCRNLRLRAEFDYFEGGAKVQVTGSLYQVDQFAKQVDSVLNNADDAIDELTGAEKDASTSNSASADVSRTLQRQPSASEETEHLSAAKSNDSISQQHQQPPGREMSKEQSRQRAAAAEEARQKAAAAAAKEEAIKKEELDKTETERLSAADHDKSNDSISHDQPLQSPGSQMEGEENDTTGEAADLDDPSSGNSSSTPETFQINKVTFDYLRKIRTTDLTECERSFGITVESDETNCQAGAVSIFIKPAQGKKMHPAEQNKAFESVKALCQQMSQLNFEEEKIPFPSPLFKRVSTATQLHPTSLHVLIEIDCSSSSGVISLIGPKKDLKAATHNVKKYVESLKSNHHQPSSSTTYAQAVALPGKPVQVQVTLQEESEKSMPRLFAKKGSITEEAVDAIVCSNDSHLHFSSGSAKAILQAGGKGIETECRQFLQKYGSLRPGQVVITNAGDLPSTHVFHVVIQGIKTSSSEPGRSLADVFFECLLQAGGLGVKSIAVPALGCGFLNLNKKECVETLLATVDRYWEVMRMTSTLQKILFVDSQEKVVKEFQKQLEKREKSSSSVTAAPQTPSSTTLLAKHPPKKGLEGKGGKTEKGEPSEPLSSGKDKGKKSASEKSTAAEEAAPVAKGADAKAIAGGKATEEEKEDTCAICYSAVASKTLSCGHKFCKGCIDQWFKEKPVCPTCGAVLGKLTGTQPRGGTMNVTTTSSCLPGYNHCGTIQISYYIPPGRQTEKHPHPGKTHGSLSRTAYLPDNKEGKEVLRLLRKAFDARLTFTVGTSRTTGADDQVTWNDIHHKTSTHGGPQSFGYPDPGYLARVKDELKAKGIE